A genomic window from Chlorobium phaeobacteroides DSM 266 includes:
- a CDS encoding arginine repressor: MNKQLRQLKVREILCQHDVGNQHDLMRLLNSAGIRVAQATLSRDCNEIGVVRSRDSKGYRLVYSEKNPGWIIKGLVGVEVLSVKANETSIIIRTLPGRAHGVGSFLDELKSPMILGTIAGDDTVLVIPGSIKQISELVSYIKDNLSQNA, translated from the coding sequence ATGAACAAGCAGTTACGGCAGTTGAAGGTCAGGGAGATCCTGTGCCAGCATGATGTTGGCAATCAGCACGACCTGATGCGGCTTCTCAACAGTGCCGGCATCAGGGTTGCCCAGGCCACCCTGTCACGCGACTGCAATGAAATCGGGGTTGTCCGCTCGCGGGACTCAAAAGGCTACCGGCTTGTCTATTCCGAAAAAAATCCGGGATGGATCATCAAAGGCCTTGTCGGCGTTGAAGTGCTGTCCGTGAAGGCCAACGAAACATCCATCATCATCAGAACCCTTCCAGGCAGGGCGCACGGCGTAGGATCCTTTCTTGACGAACTCAAAAGCCCGATGATTCTTGGCACCATTGCCGGCGACGACACGGTTCTGGTCATTCCCGGTTCGATAAAGCAGATTTCAGAGCTTGTAAGCTATATTAAGGATAATCTTTCACAAAACGCATAA